Proteins encoded together in one Kutzneria kofuensis window:
- a CDS encoding DUF6531 domain-containing protein, translated as MSKVSVHPDHLRSSGGTLSEFGGKLAEGGQKLETAGQSLVSHASGDRSGIGAVVAKLFGRGVQITGKVFSEGGRVVEGAGKRLHTTANLYEEADHNGAGLLKKLLHPGAKGDIDPHGGGARQSTRVGAGGGRRGGRTARAHVGDNPRAHAVQDSGRTKTKDPVDLATGEVLLTQTDLELPGILPLVLSRTHLSSYRVGRCFGSTWASTLDQRLEIDEQGAVFIAADGVLLVYPSPPADGSATWALEGPRWPLHRTGGGYVITQPESGQSLHFTDAGVLVAVTDRAGNRIDISHDTNGAPAQITHSGGYRLTVDTLDGVITAFHMADATIARFGYDDQHHLVEVVNASGLPLRFAYDTDGRLTEWVDRNGMSYRYHYDNAGRCTATEGAGGQLNAHLEFDRENLITTATDSLGHVTRYHLNDAQQVVMTADPLGGQTISEWDRYDRLLSRTDPLGHTTRYEYSDAGDLVRVTRPDGTQTVAEYNDMHLPLTFVDADGAVWRREYDTVGNLVAVTDPAGAVTHYGYDDQHRLVSMTDPLGATTHIECNSAGLPVSVTDPIGATIRYEHNDFGQVTAIIDPAGAIIRLDWSTDGNLLTRTHPDGATERWDYDGEGNEIAYTDALGQVTRTEYAGFDLPVAETDPTGARIEFSYDTELRLISLTNPAGLVWRYEYDPAGNLVTETDFNGRTLTYRHDAAGRLIARINALGQITVYTHDPLGRVLQRQAVDGIASFSYDSAGRLVRATTPDSDLVLARDSCGRVTSETCNGLSVTTSFDSLGRRVRRVTPSGAVSDWSYDAAGQPLALGWHGHELEFGYDRAGREVSRRFGTVSLIQTWDASSRLHTQALTVPDLTRRQQRLLQRRAYTYRSDGAITNVVDQLAGVRSFTLDPLGRATAVTTPDHTEQYGYDLSGNIADPTRSHTGTLTRIAGASRAEYDAQGRVTARHTRTLSGQVHTWRYMWNSEDRLIAATTPDGTEWRYLYDAIGRRVAKRRLASDGSIAEQTVFAWDGLTLAEQSHSSGHITTWDYQPGTFTPVTQSDRVGPRDAPQEWIDQRFYAIVTDTIGTPTELVDANGDLAWRQVTTLWGAPLSAIGQRGYCPLRFPGQYYDPETGLHYNHFRYYNPDDGTYATSDPLGLDGGPNPHGYVPNPTGWLDPLGLAPCRVKQLKRDLGRAGMSVRKYDLVHVPEILDEYGRPIYGRSRADGAGNPVLGPRGRPLIEITDLGLASRNEAVATVFHEAYHIESFKRHGHGGTEDAAEAYGQKMLAKFLRRTRGR; from the coding sequence ATGAGCAAGGTCAGTGTTCATCCCGACCACCTGCGCAGCTCGGGTGGGACGCTCAGCGAGTTCGGCGGCAAACTCGCCGAGGGCGGGCAGAAGCTGGAGACCGCCGGCCAGAGCCTGGTCTCGCACGCCAGCGGCGACCGTTCCGGCATCGGGGCGGTCGTGGCCAAGCTGTTCGGCAGGGGCGTGCAGATCACCGGCAAGGTGTTCAGCGAGGGCGGCCGGGTCGTTGAGGGCGCCGGCAAGCGCCTACACACCACCGCGAACCTCTATGAGGAAGCCGACCACAACGGCGCCGGACTGCTGAAGAAGCTGCTGCATCCCGGTGCCAAGGGCGACATCGACCCGCATGGCGGCGGGGCACGACAGTCGACCCGGGTCGGCGCGGGTGGAGGTCGGCGTGGCGGGCGCACCGCGCGGGCTCATGTCGGCGACAACCCTCGTGCCCACGCCGTCCAGGACAGTGGGCGGACCAAGACCAAAGACCCGGTCGACCTCGCGACCGGCGAGGTGCTGCTGACGCAAACCGACCTGGAGCTACCCGGGATCCTGCCGCTGGTGTTGTCGCGCACCCATCTGTCGTCCTACCGTGTCGGCCGCTGCTTCGGCTCGACCTGGGCGTCCACGCTGGATCAACGTCTGGAGATCGACGAACAGGGAGCGGTGTTCATTGCCGCGGACGGGGTTCTACTCGTCTATCCCTCGCCACCCGCGGACGGTTCGGCCACGTGGGCCTTGGAAGGACCCCGCTGGCCGTTGCACCGCACCGGTGGGGGATACGTGATCACGCAGCCGGAGTCAGGGCAGAGTCTGCACTTCACGGATGCAGGTGTGTTGGTGGCGGTCACCGACAGGGCCGGGAACCGCATCGACATCTCGCATGACACGAATGGGGCACCTGCGCAGATCACGCATTCCGGCGGCTACCGCCTCACCGTCGACACCCTCGATGGTGTCATCACCGCATTCCATATGGCCGACGCCACCATCGCACGGTTCGGCTACGACGACCAGCACCACCTCGTCGAGGTGGTCAACGCATCCGGGCTGCCGCTACGGTTCGCCTACGACACCGACGGCCGGCTCACCGAGTGGGTGGACCGCAACGGCATGTCGTACCGCTATCACTACGACAACGCGGGCCGCTGCACCGCCACTGAGGGCGCGGGAGGGCAACTCAACGCCCACTTGGAATTCGACCGCGAGAACCTGATCACGACAGCCACGGATTCTCTCGGGCACGTCACGCGTTACCACCTCAACGACGCTCAGCAGGTCGTCATGACCGCGGATCCGCTTGGCGGGCAAACAATCTCCGAGTGGGACCGCTACGACCGGCTCCTGTCCCGCACCGACCCGCTGGGGCACACGACCCGCTACGAGTATTCCGATGCCGGGGATCTGGTTCGGGTGACCCGCCCCGACGGCACGCAGACCGTCGCTGAGTACAACGACATGCACCTGCCGCTCACCTTCGTGGATGCGGACGGCGCGGTATGGCGGCGCGAGTACGACACCGTAGGAAACCTCGTGGCTGTCACCGACCCGGCCGGCGCGGTGACCCACTACGGCTACGACGACCAGCACCGACTGGTCTCCATGACCGATCCGCTCGGTGCGACCACCCACATCGAGTGCAACTCCGCCGGGCTCCCCGTGTCCGTCACGGACCCAATTGGCGCCACCATCCGATACGAACACAACGACTTCGGTCAGGTCACCGCAATCATCGACCCAGCAGGCGCGATCATCAGGCTCGACTGGAGCACTGATGGCAACCTCCTCACCCGTACCCATCCCGACGGTGCAACCGAACGATGGGACTACGACGGTGAAGGCAACGAGATCGCCTACACCGATGCGCTCGGGCAGGTCACCCGCACCGAGTACGCCGGCTTCGACCTGCCGGTCGCCGAAACGGATCCGACCGGTGCGCGCATCGAGTTCAGCTACGACACCGAGCTACGGCTGATCTCACTGACCAATCCGGCCGGGCTGGTGTGGCGCTACGAGTACGACCCAGCCGGCAACCTGGTCACCGAGACCGACTTCAACGGCCGCACCCTGACCTACCGGCACGACGCTGCCGGCCGACTTATCGCTCGCATCAACGCCCTGGGCCAGATCACTGTCTACACCCACGACCCGCTTGGCCGAGTGCTGCAACGGCAGGCAGTCGACGGTATCGCTTCGTTCAGCTATGACTCGGCCGGCCGGCTGGTCCGCGCCACCACACCAGACTCCGACCTGGTCCTCGCCCGCGATTCGTGTGGTCGAGTGACGTCCGAAACCTGCAACGGCTTGTCCGTGACCACCAGCTTTGACTCGCTGGGGCGACGGGTTAGGCGCGTCACGCCGTCCGGCGCTGTCTCAGACTGGAGTTATGACGCTGCCGGTCAACCGCTCGCGCTGGGGTGGCACGGCCACGAGCTGGAGTTCGGCTACGACCGTGCCGGTCGGGAGGTGAGCAGACGATTCGGGACAGTCAGCCTCATCCAAACCTGGGATGCCAGTAGCCGCCTGCACACCCAAGCCCTGACCGTCCCTGACCTGACACGCCGACAGCAGCGGCTACTGCAACGACGCGCCTACACCTACCGGTCTGATGGGGCGATCACCAATGTTGTCGATCAACTCGCTGGGGTTCGGTCCTTCACGTTGGATCCGCTAGGTCGCGCCACCGCGGTCACCACGCCCGATCACACCGAGCAGTACGGCTATGACCTGAGCGGCAACATCGCCGACCCCACCCGCAGCCACACCGGAACCCTGACGCGCATCGCAGGCGCCTCCCGCGCCGAGTACGACGCCCAAGGCCGCGTGACCGCTCGCCACACCCGCACACTGTCCGGCCAGGTCCATACCTGGCGCTACATGTGGAACAGCGAAGACCGGCTCATCGCCGCGACCACGCCCGACGGCACCGAGTGGCGCTATCTCTACGACGCGATCGGCCGCCGTGTCGCCAAGCGGCGACTCGCCTCGGATGGCAGCATCGCAGAGCAGACGGTGTTCGCCTGGGACGGCTTGACTCTTGCCGAGCAGTCCCACAGCAGTGGCCACATCACCACGTGGGACTACCAACCCGGCACGTTCACGCCGGTCACCCAGTCCGACCGCGTCGGACCGCGCGACGCACCGCAGGAGTGGATCGACCAGCGCTTCTACGCGATTGTCACCGACACGATCGGCACGCCCACCGAACTCGTCGACGCCAACGGCGACCTTGCCTGGCGGCAGGTCACCACGCTGTGGGGCGCTCCGCTGTCGGCTATCGGCCAGCGCGGTTACTGTCCACTCAGGTTTCCCGGCCAGTACTACGACCCCGAGACCGGCCTGCACTACAACCATTTCCGCTACTACAACCCTGACGACGGCACCTACGCGACCTCCGACCCGCTCGGTCTAGACGGCGGACCGAATCCACACGGCTATGTGCCCAACCCCACCGGTTGGTTGGACCCGCTGGGCCTTGCCCCGTGCCGGGTGAAGCAACTGAAGCGTGACCTGGGCCGCGCGGGAATGAGCGTGCGCAAGTACGATCTGGTTCACGTCCCCGAAATCCTGGATGAGTACGGCCGTCCCATCTACGGTCGTTCTCGTGCCGACGGTGCCGGCAATCCCGTCCTCGGCCCACGGGGCCGCCCGTTGATCGAGATCACCGACCTCGGCCTCGCGTCTCGGAACGAGGCGGTTGCGACGGTGTTCCACGAGGCGTATCACATCGAGTCGTTCAAGCGGCATGGACACGGGGGCACGGAGGATGCCGCCGAGGCGTACGGGCAGAAGATGTTGGCCAAGTTCCTACGAAGGACCCGAGGACGATGA
- a CDS encoding PPE domain-containing protein encodes MWPFDREVPGDAHAAFDHKTIYAQLQNGNGPSGLSDAVSAWQSRIGSQFDEAHQLITSGLTKASAVWEGAAADAMQGDVAPMARFVLDAKDVSHSVGQSTQSQADHFADVKHKMPPPVEVTATDSWLSRGWAHLTGGQTDAEAQEQQALQASDQAAAVYSDYRNNTSTASTAMSSYPTVPQSNGIDAAPPQQTGTPVPYQGGDYQSGPYSGPYSRHVGTPPGSAVHPPSGPPGGQQPPVGGPPIDVQPPTEIQHYPPVTVNPPHLPPFPGPPPGQPPVGAPPEPIPFPGPPGSSGGDGVGGGGRGGASSGFGGRTGASTGSGGNALGRGGSAGAGALEEGGPGARSATGAAGKPGVNSGQGMPGAAGRGKNKGEEDQEHLNKFMEPTDEHWGTGEKTVPPVIGDPGYQP; translated from the coding sequence ATGTGGCCGTTTGATCGGGAAGTCCCGGGTGATGCGCACGCGGCGTTCGACCACAAGACGATCTATGCGCAGTTGCAGAACGGGAACGGCCCGAGCGGTCTGTCCGACGCGGTGTCAGCCTGGCAGTCGCGGATCGGGAGCCAGTTCGATGAAGCCCACCAGCTGATCACGTCCGGGCTGACGAAGGCCAGTGCCGTGTGGGAGGGCGCCGCCGCCGACGCCATGCAGGGCGATGTGGCGCCGATGGCGCGGTTCGTACTCGACGCCAAGGACGTCTCCCACTCGGTCGGTCAGTCTACCCAGAGCCAGGCCGACCACTTCGCCGACGTGAAGCACAAGATGCCGCCCCCGGTGGAGGTCACCGCGACCGACAGTTGGCTTTCCCGGGGATGGGCGCACCTGACCGGTGGGCAGACCGACGCCGAGGCCCAGGAACAGCAGGCCCTGCAGGCTTCGGACCAGGCCGCGGCTGTCTACTCGGACTATCGCAACAACACGTCCACCGCCAGCACGGCGATGTCGTCGTACCCGACGGTGCCGCAGAGCAACGGCATCGACGCCGCCCCACCGCAGCAGACTGGCACGCCGGTGCCCTACCAGGGCGGCGACTACCAGTCGGGGCCCTACAGCGGCCCCTACTCGCGGCACGTCGGCACGCCGCCGGGCTCGGCCGTCCACCCGCCGTCCGGTCCGCCTGGTGGACAGCAGCCGCCGGTCGGTGGGCCTCCGATTGACGTGCAACCACCGACGGAGATTCAGCACTACCCGCCGGTGACGGTCAATCCGCCCCACTTGCCGCCCTTTCCAGGACCGCCCCCGGGACAGCCGCCGGTCGGTGCGCCGCCGGAGCCGATCCCGTTCCCCGGCCCGCCCGGCAGCAGTGGCGGGGATGGCGTCGGCGGCGGTGGTCGCGGTGGCGCGTCGTCCGGGTTCGGCGGACGCACCGGTGCCAGTACGGGGAGCGGCGGCAACGCGCTCGGGCGCGGCGGCAGTGCGGGTGCCGGTGCGCTGGAGGAAGGCGGGCCGGGCGCTCGCTCGGCGACCGGTGCGGCCGGGAAACCGGGCGTCAACAGTGGCCAGGGCATGCCGGGCGCTGCCGGTCGCGGCAAGAACAAGGGCGAAGAGGACCAGGAACACCTGAACAAGTTCATGGAGCCCACCGACGAGCACTGGGGCACAGGGGAGAAGACCGTGCCGCCGGTGATCGGCGACCCGGGCTACCAGCCTTGA
- a CDS encoding DUF3558 domain-containing protein — protein MKFVLGRAGLFVAAGLAVSLAAACSQQDPGSPSPAPTTSSATSSTSGAPKVASPKNLKGIDPCQLLTAQQLQMLGATPRSQPTRDKSVWGEATCMWENDNVTVGLSPQTTLTKGIEQAYLSKDNYSFFQPTTVDGYPAVLVDKQKLSCGMFVGVSDTQELSLTVVVTGKDNPDYGNPCAFPPKVAGAALKNIPAGQ, from the coding sequence GTGAAATTTGTCCTGGGCAGGGCTGGCTTGTTTGTTGCCGCCGGGCTGGCCGTAAGCTTGGCAGCAGCGTGCTCTCAGCAGGATCCCGGCTCGCCGTCGCCGGCCCCCACGACCAGCTCGGCCACATCGTCGACCAGCGGCGCACCGAAGGTGGCCAGCCCGAAGAACCTCAAGGGCATCGATCCCTGCCAACTCCTGACTGCCCAACAGCTTCAGATGCTCGGCGCCACACCTCGATCCCAGCCGACCCGAGACAAGTCGGTATGGGGTGAAGCGACCTGCATGTGGGAGAACGACAACGTGACGGTTGGCCTTTCCCCGCAAACCACCCTCACCAAGGGGATCGAGCAGGCATATCTGAGCAAGGACAACTACAGCTTCTTCCAACCAACCACGGTTGACGGCTACCCGGCGGTGCTGGTCGATAAACAGAAGCTGTCGTGCGGCATGTTCGTGGGTGTTTCCGACACCCAGGAACTGTCGCTTACGGTGGTGGTCACCGGGAAGGACAACCCGGACTACGGCAACCCGTGTGCTTTTCCACCGAAGGTTGCCGGTGCCGCGCTGAAAAACATCCCAGCTGGACAGTAG
- a CDS encoding ESX secretion-associated protein EspG produces the protein MAVVELDYAELGVAWQRSRLPALPVIFTWRNHATVPADPQRALDEAEDRLRARGMVDRRGGLDDDLYGALALFAHAPFEMDIRFAPGVGREIRASVAARGGYAVRAVLDDDTVRVQTVPDYQVTAALIGVLPDLPPAAGAVVSLPTVELDAAVKDVAERGDDSDAAFTAALQARGVRSDDARNLVALLGGDRTGFGKIGVSVRDSWGRRHRAPTVVQVIDTYRGRSALYPRAAYTVASPADFGLLVRVADELLAGTRRRL, from the coding sequence GTGGCGGTTGTCGAGCTGGACTATGCCGAGTTGGGGGTCGCCTGGCAGCGGTCGCGACTACCGGCGTTGCCGGTGATCTTCACCTGGCGCAACCACGCGACGGTGCCCGCTGATCCGCAACGGGCCCTGGACGAGGCCGAAGACCGGCTCCGCGCCCGCGGGATGGTCGACCGCCGCGGCGGCCTGGACGATGACCTCTATGGCGCGCTCGCCCTGTTCGCCCACGCCCCGTTCGAGATGGATATTCGTTTCGCGCCAGGTGTGGGGCGGGAGATCCGGGCCAGCGTCGCCGCCCGCGGCGGCTATGCGGTGCGCGCGGTCCTCGATGACGACACGGTCCGGGTGCAGACCGTGCCCGATTACCAGGTCACCGCCGCGCTCATCGGCGTGCTCCCGGACCTGCCGCCGGCGGCGGGTGCCGTGGTGAGCCTGCCGACCGTCGAGTTGGACGCCGCCGTGAAGGATGTCGCCGAGCGCGGTGACGATTCGGATGCGGCGTTCACCGCCGCGCTGCAGGCTCGGGGTGTGCGCTCGGACGACGCGCGGAACCTGGTCGCGCTGTTGGGTGGTGACCGTACGGGGTTCGGCAAGATCGGCGTGTCGGTTCGCGACTCGTGGGGCCGTCGGCACCGGGCGCCCACGGTGGTGCAGGTGATTGATACCTATCGGGGTCGGTCCGCGCTGTACCCGCGGGCCGCGTACACCGTGGCCTCGCCAGCCGACTTCGGCCTGTTGGTGCGGGTCGCGGATGAGCTGCTGGCGGGAACCCGGCGACGGCTGTGA
- a CDS encoding thiopeptide-type bacteriocin biosynthesis protein: protein MSTHRLTPRTAGARGDDAPEHSGTERAILQVLGGASLNEAAAAEQVGQEDLVEAVEVYRQAGWQALERQQASGWWQVYIQFADWTTSEQVAADTIVPLLSQAEENGLVTNWWFMRKHPCWRLRLHPGADGQAMRAQLAVAFDQAAADGRIARWWPGIYEAETAAFGGEEGMATAHGLFCEDSRAVMRLICDGDVGLGRRELSVLLCGTLMRAAGLEWYEQGDTWHRVAQERPLPEDVPLAKLTTMASELKRVLVADTKPDGPLLSADGPLASATAWADAFRQAGHALGEAARAGTLTRGLRDVLSYAVIFHWNRLGLPARTQSILAWTARTATLDLPARTASNQPTERQSPETARAATSASRTAEDPQERFLARFPLVPQRRFRCPDLETNVRNVRECANSCREPVTAEERINRACTVWNLSALIAADCGLPDLAVDLCHQQFQIFRAASPISGVAAIPSLQPLVNLARLTRRAGDPEGAYRELEAINRAVRGGGKVMIHGEPIDFNGLITDCPSTVDRWLRDVMRDDGTRALAAAGQWANAATHAEKYDEADTQLREARQTRIIAHLTSGQTGTALDMIDNTLASEDWEHAVASCLRGYVLLQNQSLGPTEVIDLLNTVRRACEATDRPTTLFRARLRLAAVDLALAAGFQARVLCTELVEDAERSADAFVAREVLTHAECRAWAMPVQQTGLHALVEQAGLGAGHIPWPVLAELMASIEIAKSVLTETLSTMTSGEVGGEKDSAARADAVLRLR, encoded by the coding sequence ATGTCTACTCATCGACTAACGCCACGAACGGCGGGAGCACGAGGAGACGACGCGCCGGAGCACTCGGGCACAGAGCGCGCCATTCTCCAGGTCCTGGGCGGAGCCTCGCTGAACGAGGCAGCCGCAGCCGAGCAAGTCGGACAGGAAGACCTCGTCGAGGCCGTCGAGGTCTATCGCCAAGCCGGGTGGCAGGCGCTCGAACGACAGCAGGCGTCGGGTTGGTGGCAGGTCTACATCCAGTTCGCCGACTGGACCACCTCTGAACAGGTCGCTGCCGACACGATCGTTCCGCTGCTGAGCCAGGCTGAAGAGAACGGTCTCGTCACCAACTGGTGGTTCATGAGGAAACACCCTTGCTGGCGACTACGACTGCATCCTGGTGCAGACGGACAAGCCATGCGGGCGCAACTCGCGGTCGCGTTCGACCAAGCCGCCGCAGACGGCAGAATTGCCCGGTGGTGGCCCGGAATCTACGAAGCGGAGACCGCGGCATTCGGTGGCGAGGAAGGCATGGCGACCGCACACGGACTGTTCTGCGAGGACAGCCGCGCCGTCATGCGCCTCATCTGCGATGGCGATGTCGGGCTGGGACGACGCGAACTGTCGGTGTTGCTGTGCGGCACGCTAATGCGCGCCGCTGGCTTGGAATGGTACGAGCAAGGTGATACCTGGCACCGGGTCGCTCAGGAACGCCCCCTGCCCGAGGACGTCCCGCTCGCCAAGCTGACCACCATGGCCAGCGAGCTGAAGCGGGTGCTGGTGGCAGACACGAAGCCGGATGGTCCACTGCTGTCTGCCGATGGCCCGCTGGCGTCCGCGACAGCCTGGGCCGACGCCTTCCGGCAAGCGGGCCATGCACTGGGTGAAGCAGCTCGCGCGGGCACGCTGACGCGCGGTCTCCGCGACGTCCTGAGTTACGCAGTGATCTTCCATTGGAACCGCCTGGGCCTCCCCGCACGGACCCAGAGCATCCTCGCGTGGACCGCACGCACCGCAACCCTGGACCTTCCTGCTCGTACGGCTTCGAACCAGCCAACAGAGCGGCAATCTCCAGAGACCGCAAGGGCGGCAACCTCCGCGAGCCGGACTGCTGAGGACCCGCAGGAGCGCTTCTTGGCGCGGTTTCCGCTCGTGCCTCAACGCCGTTTTCGCTGTCCCGACCTGGAAACCAACGTGCGCAACGTGCGCGAGTGCGCAAACTCCTGCCGTGAACCGGTCACCGCCGAGGAGCGGATCAACCGGGCCTGCACGGTGTGGAACCTCTCCGCACTGATCGCTGCGGACTGCGGGTTGCCTGACCTCGCGGTCGACCTCTGCCACCAGCAGTTCCAGATTTTCCGCGCAGCGTCGCCAATCTCTGGTGTAGCGGCGATTCCCTCGCTCCAGCCCCTGGTGAATCTTGCTCGACTGACCCGCCGGGCTGGCGATCCCGAAGGCGCCTACCGCGAGCTCGAAGCGATCAACCGAGCTGTCCGCGGTGGTGGGAAGGTGATGATCCACGGCGAGCCTATTGACTTCAACGGATTGATCACGGACTGTCCTTCTACTGTGGATCGCTGGCTGCGAGACGTCATGCGCGACGACGGAACCCGCGCGCTCGCTGCAGCCGGCCAGTGGGCAAACGCTGCTACGCACGCAGAGAAGTACGACGAGGCGGATACGCAGCTCCGCGAGGCCCGCCAGACGCGCATCATCGCGCACCTCACCAGCGGTCAAACCGGTACTGCGCTGGACATGATCGACAACACGCTGGCATCAGAAGACTGGGAGCACGCAGTAGCGTCCTGTCTTCGCGGCTACGTGCTCCTACAGAACCAAAGCCTTGGCCCCACCGAGGTCATCGACCTCCTCAACACCGTCCGGCGAGCCTGCGAGGCCACAGACCGTCCCACGACGCTCTTCCGTGCTCGACTCCGGCTGGCTGCTGTCGACCTGGCCCTCGCAGCAGGTTTTCAAGCCCGGGTTCTGTGCACCGAACTCGTCGAGGACGCCGAGCGGTCGGCAGATGCGTTTGTTGCGCGAGAAGTCCTAACGCACGCAGAATGCCGCGCATGGGCGATGCCAGTGCAGCAAACAGGCTTGCACGCACTCGTTGAACAGGCCGGCCTCGGCGCCGGACACATCCCCTGGCCCGTGCTGGCCGAACTCATGGCATCCATCGAGATCGCGAAGTCCGTCTTGACCGAAACGCTGAGCACCATGACAAGCGGCGAGGTTGGCGGTGAGAAAGACTCAGCCGCTCGGGCAGACGCCGTGCTACGACTCCGTTGA
- a CDS encoding lanthionine synthetase C family protein: protein MTTATIKPTGLTEIAERHAADVDLPEPPPDDEPWATQSLTKGTAGIALLHIERALAGRGTWRHAHRWITAAVAGHVSATDTSGLYLGAPAITFMLDNAASGTNDRYQAALADVDRHVVALAHRRVEAAMTRIQAGRLPGFREYDVFFGLSGIGALLLRRSPGSTTMERVLGYLVALAKPRRINDDVLPGWWVGHDPHRRDSPPFKHGHSNFGMAHGITGPLALLSQAIRRGVCVDGQYEAIATICEWLDSWRQDSDAGPWWPEWITLAELRVGYPNQPGPARPSWCYGTPGIARAGQLAGIAVGDAKRQLMYEQALTRCLDDPVQQGHITDGSVCHGWAGLYQTVWRSAQDAQTAGLAEHLPGLAARLGHRASQKPTTIRGFLEGTAGTALALHTAVRNSAPISGWDACLLID from the coding sequence GTGACGACGGCGACGATCAAACCGACTGGCCTCACCGAGATCGCCGAGCGACACGCGGCCGACGTAGATCTACCCGAACCGCCACCCGACGACGAACCCTGGGCTACGCAATCACTCACCAAGGGCACAGCCGGCATCGCCCTGCTTCACATCGAACGCGCACTGGCCGGGCGCGGTACATGGCGACACGCCCACCGCTGGATCACGGCAGCAGTCGCCGGGCACGTCAGCGCAACCGACACCTCGGGCCTCTACCTGGGAGCCCCGGCTATCACCTTCATGCTGGACAACGCCGCGTCCGGTACCAACGACCGCTACCAAGCCGCACTCGCAGACGTCGACAGGCACGTGGTTGCACTCGCGCACCGACGCGTCGAAGCCGCAATGACTCGCATCCAGGCCGGCAGACTCCCAGGCTTCCGCGAGTACGACGTGTTCTTCGGACTGAGCGGTATCGGCGCGCTGCTCTTGCGTCGCTCACCTGGCAGCACGACGATGGAGCGAGTTCTTGGCTACCTCGTCGCTCTGGCCAAACCTCGGCGGATCAACGACGACGTGCTGCCCGGCTGGTGGGTTGGCCACGACCCTCACCGTCGTGACTCCCCGCCCTTCAAGCACGGGCACAGCAACTTCGGCATGGCGCACGGAATCACCGGGCCGCTTGCCCTGCTCAGTCAGGCGATCCGGCGCGGTGTCTGCGTAGACGGTCAGTACGAGGCCATCGCCACGATCTGTGAATGGCTCGACTCCTGGCGGCAGGACAGCGACGCCGGCCCCTGGTGGCCGGAATGGATCACACTGGCGGAGTTGCGCGTCGGCTATCCCAACCAGCCAGGCCCCGCACGCCCCAGTTGGTGCTACGGCACGCCCGGCATCGCCCGCGCTGGCCAGCTTGCCGGCATCGCAGTCGGTGACGCTAAACGGCAACTGATGTACGAGCAGGCGCTTACCCGCTGTCTCGACGACCCCGTCCAACAAGGACACATCACGGACGGCAGCGTGTGCCACGGCTGGGCGGGCCTGTACCAAACCGTCTGGCGATCCGCACAAGACGCCCAGACCGCTGGGCTCGCCGAACACCTTCCAGGGCTGGCTGCGCGGCTGGGCCACCGAGCCAGTCAGAAGCCGACGACGATCCGCGGATTCCTCGAAGGCACAGCGGGAACCGCTCTTGCCCTGCACACCGCCGTGCGCAACAGCGCGCCAATCTCCGGATGGGACGCATGTCTACTCATCGACTAA